The DNA segment GGCCTCGCGTGCGTTTTCCGGCTCCTCGATCAGTCGTGTCCGGGTCTCGATGACTGTCTTGAAGAGTTCGTGGTCGATGCGGTCTTCGAGCACGGCGGGCGGATCGGATTCGTAGACCAGTTCGTCCGATCCGGCGGTCGGCCGGCCCGCGTCGTCGACGACGTAGAACTCCTCCTCGATGCCCAGCGTTCCCAGGCGGGTGAACGGCGACTCCGTGCCCGTATCCATCGCTACCACGCGTTTGGTTTCGGCCGGCTAAAACCTTCCCGTTACTGTCGGGTTATTGCCGCGGGGTCGCAACGACGCCCAGGTGATCGTCGTGGTACGGTTCCAGACGCCCGCGGTCGAGGATCTCGTAGCCCGAGGAGAGTGTCTCACAGACCCCCTCGAAGACGCTCTCTGGATCGGCCGTGACGTCTTCGCTGCGGGCCTTGATCGCCATGAGCAGGCGACCGTCGGGTTCGAGGAACTGTCGGTTCGCGAGCGCAACCTCTGCCTGGCCGCGCGTGGCAACGTCTTGGACGAGCACCTCGACCGGCTCGACGACGTGGGCGTAGGTCTCGGGCTTGCGAGCGTCTTTCAACAGCGGAAACAGCCGGTCGCGGTCGGCGGCGACCTCGATCAGATCGCGGGTCGGTCGCGGGGCGAACTCGACGGCGTAGGTCGGGCCAGCGAAGTCAGCGATGTGACTGACGGTCGTCCCGCTTGCGGCACC comes from the Halapricum desulfuricans genome and includes:
- a CDS encoding fibrillarin-like rRNA/tRNA 2'-O-methyltransferase; translation: MSLPEGVQRRSFDGRESLATRGPQVSEEPTVDGWRRWDPDRSKVGAMFEDGLEHGLEGGERVLYLGAASGTTVSHIADFAGPTYAVEFAPRPTRDLIEVAADRDRLFPLLKDARKPETYAHVVEPVEVLVQDVATRGQAEVALANRQFLEPDGRLLMAIKARSEDVTADPESVFEGVCETLSSGYEILDRGRLEPYHDDHLGVVATPRQ